One region of Clostridia bacterium genomic DNA includes:
- a CDS encoding winged helix-turn-helix transcriptional regulator, with amino-acid sequence MKNIKNIYDCLPICSALSSDVRIEIVNQLLKNKTMNLDNLAKILGLTNGAITAHIKKLSDAGIITVTTSSGVRGSQKLCSLAVDKIIIDITGNEAQTNAYDFEVDVGQYSDYQITPTCGIVTKDSIIGELDDPRYFSYPERFNAGLLWFTEGFVEYKIPNALKPNQKAIELQLTFEIASEAPGFSSQYPSDIYFSVNGIELGYWTSPGEFNDRPGLVSPSWWFKNLGQYGRYKMLIINQEGTFIDGLPIGSTTIEDLGIYHNSNITFRISVPAKAANKGGVTLFGKSFGDYPDGIKIRLVYENINQNGNAK; translated from the coding sequence ATGAAAAACATTAAAAATATTTATGATTGTTTACCTATATGCAGTGCTTTAAGTTCAGACGTAAGAATTGAAATAGTAAATCAGCTTTTAAAAAATAAAACAATGAATCTCGATAATCTGGCTAAGATATTAGGGTTAACAAATGGTGCTATTACTGCTCACATCAAAAAGCTATCAGATGCCGGCATTATTACTGTAACTACATCTTCAGGGGTACGTGGTTCTCAAAAACTATGCTCCTTGGCTGTTGATAAAATAATTATTGATATAACGGGCAATGAAGCTCAGACCAATGCATATGATTTTGAAGTGGATGTTGGTCAATATTCTGATTATCAGATCACGCCTACATGCGGAATTGTTACCAAAGATTCTATTATAGGCGAACTTGACGATCCTAGGTATTTTTCTTATCCTGAAAGATTTAATGCAGGGCTTCTTTGGTTTACAGAAGGATTTGTAGAATACAAAATCCCTAATGCGCTAAAGCCCAACCAAAAAGCAATTGAATTGCAATTGACTTTTGAAATCGCAAGTGAAGCACCTGGATTTTCTTCTCAATATCCGTCCGATATATATTTTAGCGTTAACGGCATAGAACTTGGATACTGGACTTCTCCTGGCGAATTTAATGACCGTCCGGGATTGGTTTCTCCCAGCTGGTGGTTTAAAAATCTGGGACAGTATGGAAGATACAAAATGCTTATCATAAACCAAGAGGGAACATTTATTGACGGATTGCCCATAGGAAGTACAACTATTGAAGATTTGGGAATATATCATAATTCAAACATAACTTTTAGAATATCAGTACCAGCCAAAGCCGCAAATAAAGGCGGAGTTACATTGTTTGGAAAATCTTTTGGAGATTATCCTGATGGAATAAAAATCAGACTGGTTTATGAAAATATAA
- the araB gene encoding ribulokinase: MSKYSIGVDFGTLSGRAVLVDLNSGEEVAVSVFEYPHKVMDEYLPDGKTKLGVDWALQHPQDYLDVLSNTIPDVLKTAKVCADDVVGIGIDFTACTILPTDRSGKPLCFYDELKNEPHAYVKLWKHHAAQEQANQLNKIAKERGEKFLDYYGGKISSEWLVPKVMQIAQETPHIYKKADRIMEATDWIIMMLTGKEMRNSCTAGYKALWHKHNGYPSKEFYKALNPLLEDLVDTKLSRDIYPIGTKAGEINDFGAKLTGLRKGTAVAVGNVDAHVAVPAAGITEAGKMLMIMGTSTCHILLGEEEHIVPGMCGVVEDGVLPGFMGYEAGQSCVGDHFDWFVKNCVSYSYYEQAKQQNLNIHDFLTKKAQKLKVGESGLLALDWWNGNRSVLVDADLTGLLLGATLLTKPEEIYRALIEATAYGTRLIIETFRENGVPINELYAAGGIVSKNPMMMQIYSDVTNMEIKISGSPQAPALGSAIFGAVAAGSARGGFDNISDAVKVMAKVRKDLVYRPIPQNVEVYNKLFAEYKTLHDYFGRGENDVMKRLKAIKEASKC, encoded by the coding sequence ATGAGCAAATACAGCATTGGAGTTGATTTTGGAACGCTTAGCGGAAGAGCTGTTTTGGTTGATTTAAACTCAGGCGAAGAAGTCGCAGTTTCTGTTTTTGAATATCCTCACAAAGTAATGGATGAATACTTGCCAGACGGCAAAACTAAGTTAGGCGTTGACTGGGCTTTACAGCATCCGCAGGATTATTTGGATGTGTTATCAAACACAATTCCTGATGTTTTAAAAACAGCGAAGGTTTGTGCTGATGATGTAGTAGGTATAGGAATTGATTTTACAGCTTGTACTATTTTGCCCACAGATAGATCTGGTAAGCCTTTGTGTTTTTATGACGAACTTAAAAACGAGCCGCACGCTTATGTGAAACTTTGGAAACATCATGCTGCACAAGAGCAGGCCAACCAGCTTAATAAAATCGCAAAAGAACGCGGAGAAAAGTTTTTGGATTATTATGGCGGAAAAATAAGCAGCGAATGGCTTGTTCCTAAGGTTATGCAAATAGCACAAGAAACGCCTCATATATACAAAAAAGCTGACAGAATTATGGAAGCTACTGACTGGATAATAATGATGCTTACAGGAAAAGAAATGCGAAACAGCTGTACTGCCGGATATAAGGCATTGTGGCATAAGCATAACGGGTATCCGAGCAAAGAGTTTTATAAAGCACTCAATCCATTATTGGAAGATCTCGTAGATACAAAATTATCAAGAGATATTTATCCCATAGGCACAAAAGCAGGCGAAATTAATGATTTTGGAGCTAAACTTACAGGACTAAGAAAAGGAACTGCTGTGGCTGTCGGCAATGTGGATGCGCATGTGGCTGTTCCGGCAGCTGGTATAACAGAAGCAGGCAAAATGCTTATGATTATGGGAACATCAACATGTCACATATTGTTGGGAGAAGAAGAACATATAGTCCCTGGTATGTGCGGAGTGGTAGAAGACGGAGTTTTGCCTGGATTTATGGGCTATGAAGCAGGACAATCATGTGTAGGCGATCATTTTGACTGGTTTGTAAAAAATTGCGTTTCTTACTCTTATTATGAACAGGCAAAGCAGCAAAATCTTAACATACATGACTTTTTGACTAAAAAAGCTCAAAAGCTAAAGGTTGGTGAAAGCGGATTATTGGCGCTTGACTGGTGGAACGGAAACCGTTCTGTTCTGGTTGATGCGGATTTGACTGGATTGCTTTTAGGTGCAACGCTTTTGACCAAACCGGAAGAAATATATAGAGCATTAATAGAAGCTACCGCTTACGGAACAAGACTGATTATTGAGACATTTAGAGAAAACGGCGTTCCTATTAACGAACTCTATGCCGCAGGCGGAATAGTATCAAAAAATCCTATGATGATGCAGATTTATTCTGATGTTACCAATATGGAAATTAAGATAAGCGGGTCACCGCAAGCTCCTGCATTAGGAAGCGCTATTTTTGGCGCAGTTGCAGCAGGTTCTGCACGCGGCGGATTTGATAATATTTCGGATGCGGTCAAAGTTATGGCTAAGGTCAGAAAAGACCTTGTGTATAGGCCTATTCCTCAAAATGTAGAAGTTTATAACAAATTATTCGCCGAATACAAGACCTTGCATGATTATTTTGGACGCGGCGAAAACGATGTTATGAAAAGATTAAAAGCAATTAAGGAAGCATCAAAATGTTAG
- a CDS encoding L-ribulose-5-phosphate 4-epimerase gives MLENLKKEVWEQNLNLVKYNLVIFTWGNVSAIDRQSGVIAIKPSGVEYDRLKVEDIVLVDLNGKVVEGALNPSSDTPTHIELYKNFPSIGGVVHTHSTYATAWAQAGRPIKCYGTTHADYFYGDVPCTRALTEEEIKTDYEKNTGKVIVQTFKNIDPLSTPAVIVKSHGPFTFGKTAKDAVFNAAVLEEVAKMAFLSENIQPSITPADSFLIEKHYLRKHGKNAYYGQTKK, from the coding sequence ATGTTAGAAAATCTTAAAAAAGAAGTTTGGGAACAAAATCTTAATCTTGTCAAATATAATCTTGTTATTTTCACTTGGGGAAATGTTTCTGCTATTGATAGACAGTCAGGTGTTATCGCAATAAAACCTAGCGGCGTAGAATATGACCGTCTTAAAGTGGAAGATATCGTTTTGGTCGATTTAAACGGTAAGGTTGTTGAAGGCGCTCTCAATCCTTCTTCGGACACACCTACTCATATTGAATTATACAAAAACTTCCCAAGTATAGGCGGAGTTGTGCACACTCATTCAACATATGCGACTGCATGGGCTCAAGCCGGCAGACCGATAAAGTGCTACGGAACAACGCATGCAGATTATTTTTATGGCGATGTTCCGTGTACACGAGCATTGACTGAAGAAGAAATCAAGACCGATTACGAAAAAAACACAGGCAAAGTAATAGTCCAGACATTTAAAAACATTGACCCCTTAAGCACCCCTGCAGTCATTGTAAAATCTCATGGACCTTTTACTTTTGGAAAAACCGCAAAAGACGCGGTTTTTAATGCCGCTGTTTTGGAAGAGGTAGCCAAAATGGCATTTTTGAGTGAAAACATTCAGCCGTCGATAACACCTGCGGATAGTTTTTTGATAGAAAAGCACTATTTGAGAAAGCATGGTAAAAACGCTTATTACGGACAGACAAAAAAATAA
- the araA gene encoding L-arabinose isomerase, translated as MIDMKNKVVYFVVGSQHLYGEEVLKQVAEHGREIAMFFNSQKDNPVTIKYYDTVKTPEEITAMARSVNSDPECIGIITWMHTFSPAKMWINGLKILNKPMLHINTQFNECIPYDTIDMDFMNLNQSAHGDREFGHIVSRLRIRRKVVAGYYKDEEVCKKIFTWCRAAAAADKSNTLKVARLGDNMREVAVTEGDKVEAQTRFGWSVNGYGIGDFLNYVNKVSPKETDRVIENYKEQYILEKDVDIDAVKVQAKYEIALKRFLNEGGFSAFTTTFENLHGLEQLPGLACQTLMKEGYGFGAEGDWKTSAMTHLLKYMAQGLDGGTSFMEDYTYHLEKGKEAILGAHMLEVCPSIADSKPSLEVHPLSIGGKEPPARLVFEGKTGNALLVTLIDLGDRFRMIVNQAEIIKPASMPKLPVARVLWRPMPDLKTSAAAWIMAGGAHHSVLTTQLDLEHIRDFARIMNVELVVIDKNTDLDKLENDLLISDFVWKNKSIY; from the coding sequence ATGATTGATATGAAGAATAAAGTTGTTTATTTTGTGGTAGGAAGCCAGCATTTGTATGGCGAAGAGGTTTTAAAACAAGTTGCAGAGCATGGTCGTGAAATCGCGATGTTTTTTAATTCTCAAAAAGATAATCCTGTCACTATAAAATATTATGATACCGTCAAAACTCCGGAAGAAATAACCGCAATGGCACGCTCAGTAAATTCGGATCCTGAATGCATAGGCATAATAACATGGATGCATACCTTTAGTCCCGCTAAGATGTGGATAAATGGACTTAAGATTTTGAATAAGCCTATGCTTCATATTAATACACAATTTAATGAATGTATTCCTTATGATACTATCGATATGGATTTTATGAATCTCAATCAATCCGCACATGGAGACAGAGAGTTTGGACATATAGTTTCAAGATTGAGAATAAGACGAAAAGTTGTGGCAGGTTATTATAAAGACGAAGAAGTATGCAAAAAAATCTTTACATGGTGTAGAGCCGCCGCCGCTGCCGATAAAAGCAATACTTTAAAAGTGGCAAGACTAGGTGATAATATGCGTGAAGTCGCAGTTACAGAGGGCGACAAGGTTGAAGCGCAGACTAGATTTGGCTGGTCTGTAAACGGCTATGGCATTGGCGATTTTTTGAATTATGTCAATAAAGTAAGTCCAAAAGAGACTGACAGAGTGATTGAAAATTATAAAGAGCAATATATTTTGGAAAAAGATGTTGATATCGATGCTGTAAAAGTTCAGGCTAAATATGAAATAGCATTAAAACGCTTTTTAAATGAAGGCGGTTTTAGTGCATTTACTACCACTTTTGAAAATCTGCACGGACTTGAACAGCTTCCCGGACTTGCATGCCAGACGCTAATGAAAGAAGGATATGGATTTGGCGCAGAGGGTGATTGGAAAACTTCGGCTATGACGCATTTGTTAAAATATATGGCTCAAGGGTTAGACGGTGGAACATCTTTTATGGAAGATTATACATATCATCTAGAAAAAGGAAAAGAAGCTATTTTGGGTGCACATATGCTTGAGGTTTGTCCTAGTATCGCAGACAGCAAGCCTTCGCTGGAAGTTCATCCTTTGTCAATAGGCGGAAAAGAGCCTCCTGCAAGACTTGTTTTTGAGGGCAAAACAGGAAATGCGCTTTTGGTAACCTTGATAGACTTAGGTGACCGCTTTAGAATGATTGTAAATCAGGCAGAAATAATAAAGCCTGCATCTATGCCTAAGCTGCCCGTTGCAAGAGTATTATGGAGACCTATGCCTGATCTTAAGACTAGCGCTGCTGCATGGATTATGGCAGGCGGAGCGCATCACAGCGTTTTAACTACACAGCTGGATTTAGAGCATATAAGAGATTTTGCAAGAATTATGAATGTTGAATTGGTAGTAATCGATAAAAATACTGATTTGGATAAGCTGGAAAACGATTTGTTGATATCTGATTTTGTTTGGAAGAACAAAAGCATTTATTAA